The Stegostoma tigrinum isolate sSteTig4 chromosome 22, sSteTig4.hap1, whole genome shotgun sequence DNA segment CATCTCATTTCAGATTCTCAGACTCCCCTGCTTGCTTTGGACAGAGACTCTTGTCCACTCCATGAGTTACTCCTCACCAAGAGCAATGAAAAAGTGAAAAGAAGGAGATGCAGAACAAGTTTCTGAAAggtcctcacacactcacaggtcACCATTGAGCTCCTGACTAACCTTTAATTCAGTTGGGGAATGGGAGAGttactggctcggccagcattcaCATTGCCTTGGAGGTGGTGACGGggtgctgctttcttgaattactgcagcaTTTGGTGACGGGATCACCCCGCAGAGCTATGGGAGgcgttccaggagtttgacccagtgacatggaAGGAACCCtcttttccaagtcaggatggtgaggggctgggAGACAAGGCAGCAGGGAGTGacgttcccatgtttctgctccctttgtccttctagatgacagTGGTTGCGGGTTCGGAAGGTGCTAGTGGAGAGGCCTGGGAGCCGAGACAGTGTAACTGctctgctactgagcattggtggtggagggagtggatgttgagGGTGGAGAACTGGATAGTGATTAAGCAGGCTGCAAAAGCTATGGCAGGGACCAAGAGAAAAATGAAAGTGCTAACAGCGGAGAAAATAGGCAGGGAGGGACGTCGATTCTAAGTAATCCGCTCAGTGGCTTCACTGTCAATTCAAGTCAACTGAGAAGGCAACTAGGTAATTTTAGGATGGAGGGAGATTGTGATCAACCAGGGAAGCAAAGATTGTGCTACTTCAAGCTGGTAGATTCAACAAGGAGTCCAGTACAGGATTAAGGACGGAAGCTACTGAGCAGAGATGTTTTAGATAGTTAGAGTTGCAGTTTGTAAGGGCAAGGTAAAGTCACCCTAGTCCTACTGGAtcgtagggctgctctctcagacGGAGGGACAgacagggggaggggggggaagacagtggtggtttaaccggagggtcaccatgcctcaggtgaggggagagggtcAGAAGGACAGTCCCTCATGGTAACCCCAGCCAgggcaggaactgaacccacactgctgGCATCAGTCTACATCACAAGCCAGCCCTATCACCGCTGATACATTTAAATTTTGTTATAACAACGGTTAGGgttgcagacaggaaagtggaatggtggaacaagctctgagtgacctattcctgctctcaAAGCCGGTgttcctggggggggggggggcggggacaaTCTGTTCGATTGCTCCCGTGTCACCAGCGTGGGTGACAGAATCCCAGCTCCGGTGAGGGATTCCTCAGAATGAGAACTAGTTCAATCCCTGTATTGTACTAACGGGGGAGAACCTGGGGGACTAGTGCAGGAGCACCGAGATTTCCACTTACCCTCTAACACCCGTCTGTACAGCAGGTCACAGACATATTCGACAGCAGGGAAATTCAGACCACTCTGTAACTGCACCACAACTGTACTGTAATCAGaaatctgagagagagggggagagagattaCACTCCTCTCCTCTGCGTCCATACAGCTCATTAATCTCCATTTTTACACTGTAAAAAAAGTCACACAGATACAAACGAAATCCAAACAAGGAATGCTGAAagactcagcaggcctggcagcatttgtggggataaaaacagggagagggagatggagacggagagagagatgcagacagTTAATGTTTGCGTGAAATgatttctttggaactgaagaaaAACTTAACATTTTGGAGAACAGATATGggactcaatgttaactgtttctctttccccTGCAGACattgctgagtctctccagcactttcctttatttcagaattccagcagcCAAAGTATTCTGCTGATATTTGAGCATCGTGTACAAATAAACTGCTGAGGTGCTTTTCCTGGGCTCAACTCCCCACTCTTACTTTTATAAATCAACTGTAGTTGAAGGAACGTGCAGGCAGAGATAGACACACAGACCCCTACCCTTACTGCTTTGTTggaaaagagagcgagagagaacacAAGATACAATAGACAGGACTACCACCTCCCAGCACCCTCCCCAGCCCAGCCTGCTGTGTAATAGgtattctctctgtctctctctctcgcctccctTGCCCAGGGGCAGTGGAGTACCACCTGTAGaccccagctccacacacactTCCTTTACGAGCCCCAACACCACGGTAGCAGGATTTACCCACCATGGGATGGGAGAGGGGGCAGACACTAACCAACCCGGCCAGAGACATCCAGCGGGTGTGAGCTCCCCAGCAAAGAAATTGGCACGTTCCCTGCGCTGTGGGCAGCCTGTACCCAGCTGGTAAACTGGACATTTTTACAGTCAGTCCCAAAACACAGACACTTTCCTACCTTCACCTCTGGTCTGGCGACATTATAAAGCAGAGTTATCCCAGACAAAGCAATTCCAGCCAGAATTCCATACTGGATTTCCCAAAAACAACCCAGGAACGATGCTAGGAAAGGGAGCAGGTCCAGCTCTGGAGAAAATAAATAGAACACAGGATCACTTGATGTGCTCAGTGCTAGGGTGGGGTTGGGAGTTATTCCTGCAGCAAAAGAACACTCAGCAATTTAAGAAAGGGTTGACAAGGAACAAGCTAAGATCATATACTACACATTTTAGCCATGTGTGGGCAAGCTGGCATCACAATGCTTCAGGGTTAAAGCAGATcactgagagagaaagatagtaggaactgcagatgctggagaatctggttagtgctgggacctttgttatttattacttacataaatgatctggcatgtgaatgtacaaggcatgattaatagGTTTGTGACTGTTACAAAGTTAGGAAGTATTGTTGATAGCgaggaagattatcaaaaattagagggatcttaatcagatggggaagtgggctgacgATTGGCAATAacagttcaatacagataaatgtgtggtgttgcattttggaaagtcaaaccaagataggacttatacagtaaaacggtaaggtcctgaggagtgttatggaacagagggacctggaaGCACAAGTACAGAGTTcgttgaaagtggcgtcacaagtagacagggtggtgaagaaagacATTTAGCACGCTGGCCTatattggtcaaggcattgagtataggagttgggacattatgtcaCAGTTGTACAAGTTGTTGGTGAAGCCACatttgggagtattgtgtacagttgtgtgtACACCCTGTTGTAGGAATGACATAATTAACCTGGTCAGTGTGCGATGtagatttacgagaatgttgccaggactagtaggcctgagtcaTAGGGAGAGGTTCGCCAGAACatgactttattccttggaacgttggagaatgaggggtgacctttattgaggtgtataaaagcataagaggcatagataggatgaatgcatatagcctTTTTCagagggagggggaattgaaaactggagggcataagtttaaagtgagaggggtaaaatttaagaaggacctgacgagcaacttcttcacgcagagagtggtgcgtatatggaatgggctgccagagaaagtggttgaggcaggaacAATAGCAAATTCTAAAAAACATTTGgctaggtacatggatgggaagggtttagaggatatggaccaaatgcgggtaATTAGAACTAGCTGATcgggcatcatggtcagcatggagcagtttgggccgcagggcctgtttctatgctgtattactctatgactcaatgtagTGGATCTTGCTGTAATAAAACACTTAATTATTGAACGTAAACCTGAGATGCTGTAAATATTACCGTAACTGCCTTGTTAAAGTATTCTAGCTTGTGAGATGGAAACACAATAGCTGTGAGCTCACCGGCCAGCAGGAGGGGTGATTAGTCTGATGGCTTCTTGTGTgtcgaagtgtgtgtgtgtcagttatTACAGAAGAAAGGTTGCCAATGTCTGTGCCTACTGGTGGGATCTAGGAGACTTTGCCATGGCGTAGACCGCTATGAACATTAGGAGAATATAAAACGACAGGGAGGTTAGCACAGTTTTCCCCCTTTGGTCACACCCTGCACCTACTTTTTACCCTCCACAGTACGACAGCAATCTTCAAATCAAACACCCCAGACACGGCACAGATTACAACAGCCGCCAGTGCTCCTTTCGGGATGTAGTAGAACAGAGGGGTGAGGAAGGCGAGAGAGAGCAGCACGATGACTCCTGGGGAGAAACAACACTGTTAGAGATCGTACAGGGTCGGGGCAGGGTAATGTTTAAAGAAATGCTGCATTTCAGGTCAACGTGGAACCAACCCAGAATCAGAACAGGGCAGCGACTAATTCATTTGCCTTATAAAGACAGGACTCACCAGTGACTATTCCACCAGCAGGGCTGCACACGCCTGTCTGGGAATTTACTGCAGTCCTGtggcagggagagagaaagagacagacagagagagagagtctttcCAAAATGGAACACCTCACACACATATCAATTGCATTTGTCAATCctcggcccacttccccatcAGTCTGTTACAACAGAGGCTAAAGGAGGGACTTGGATCCAATGGCTGTGATGCAGCCCCTGACACACAGCCAGTGAACTAACAGGCCCACCCAGACTATTCCAAACCTGTGTTTCTTTTCATGGGAATGGCAGAAACCACAGCAATCCTTACTCCCTCCCAGGAGAACACTCAATTCTCactccttccccaccccaggCTCTGTCCACTTCCCTAACAGCCCCCACCTCTACTTCCCCACTGTGCCCCTGTTCTGTCACTTTAACTAGCTACCTGGGGCACAGAGGGAGGCCACAGGAATATTTTCTCCTCCGGGTGGTAAATTAAAAGGTGCTTTTTAAGAACAGCAGCACAAACCCTCTCCGTTCTACACCAGTACCCCTTCCCCCGAATCCAGTCCCTCCCTGCACACCCATCCCCTGCCCGGTGACTTACCTCCCGAAACTCCCAGTTACAGGATAAGATGAAACCAGAGAGCCCAGAATGTTTGTGCTACCTGAAACCCAAAACAGACCAGAGTCAGGGTGGGCTCAGGCTGTCCCATCGGAGTCACAAGGGAGGGCACACTGTAACAACGGGGAGCATGACATGTCAGGGAACACCGGACACAGTGGGATAGGCTGCATCGGTAAATTCAAAACTAGATAGTCCTTCAGATGGCGGGAGTTGTCCCTGCCCCCAAACCCCTCTCGAACGGGCccagtttatttttgaaattgcAGAGGTTCTCAGTTCTGAGAGATGTCCTTACAGAGTATCCACTGTGAATAACCTGGTGTGTGACCTTTGCAGAAACCAGCCCAATGCCTTGCAAAGGATGGTCCTTCTCTACTCAGCCTGAGAAGTAAGGGGTGGTGGgcaggggggggggtggtggtggggggtgtgtggtggtggTGTCAGGGTGTGCGAGACACTGACCATTTTACTGCCAGGTGGTGGTGAGAGACGGACCGTCTTACTGccagccggggggggggggggggggggggggggacctcTGGGTGTCAGAATAAACCATCTCTCAGGCCAAAACCAgtgggcagaggtttaaggtgagaggggagaggtttaaaagggacttaatgggtaacatttccatgcagagagcagtgtgtgaatggaatgagctgccagaggaggctggtacaatatttaaaaggcatctggatgggtacatgaataggaagggtttaacaGGGATGCAGGCCAAATGGATctagatttattgaggatatctggtcagcatggaccaaaggGGCCATTTCTGTGCTCTACAACACTGGCACTAAGTGTGCCATTCCCTTCGATGGGGATGGCACCTACGCCAGATTCTGGCACGAGACCATGAGTAAACCAGCATAAAGTGCCAACCCTTACCGATCGCGAGGAGCTCCTGATTCGGGTCAATTCTGTAATTGTTCTGACTGGCTgcaaaaaacacagaaaaatcaTTAAAGCAAAGCTTCTGCCACCAGAGCATGAACATCTGATGATTGGGGTGTGACATATACGACTGCCCGAAACCTCCTTCATTAGAGTAGAGTGGGGACAACTCAGAAATCTCTGTTAGTGTCCAACAGCCCTTTTCCACTCTAGACAAACGCTACAGGACAGTGAAAGGCAACACCGAACTTCAGGAAGGAGATACTGGTTTTCGAACATgggacagaaaagatttactaaagGTAACTGCCGGCTGGAAGGGTTACATTCAGTCAGGTCATAACAGCTTTAGTCACGTTCCCTTGTAAAAAGTAGGTGACGTAAATGTGTAAGAATTATTCTGGCATTCGGAGTAAATGGACAGAAAATTCTTTCCCAGAACAGTAAAGGGTAGAACCTTAAAATTCGTGCTCGGGTCATTCAGGGGGTGATATCAGAAACTATTCCACCAAGAGGGGTGGTAGAagtctcaaactctctctcccacacaacatAGGATGGTCCTTCTCTACTCAGCCtgaaggggtgggggtgagagactGACTGTCTTGCTgccagtggggggggggggggggggtgagagactGACTGTCTTGCTGccacctgggggggggggggggtgtaccTCCAGGTGTCAGGATAAACCATTACTCAGGCCAacaccagagggcacagatttaaggtgggaggggaaagatttaaaaagggtaaactttttcatgcagagagcagtgtgtgaatggaatgagctgtcaggggaAGTGGCCCAAAGTGAAGTGACTGAGACAGAGAGGTTTTGTTGGTTTGAGGGTGGGTACGGGGCAGTAACTGGCAAGCATATGGAGGTACAGATCAGGGTGATCGGGAGgacaaggctgaatggcctcctcctgctctgtaATGGTGAACAGGCAGTAAGCGTGGGGCTGCTCAGGTTACTTTTGCTACTCACCGAAAGCTTTGGCGATCGCAATGCTTTCCAGAAACCCAACCAGTGGTACCACGGCTAATCCTACTCCAAAATTCTGGAAAGATCAAACAGTGTTTGGTACAACATCAAGATCAGTTCGACAACCCGCTCACCACCAGCCCCGCTGCTTTGTTGCAGAAAGCCAGTTGGTGAACGATActcctgtgactccagactctcagcaatgcagttaactcattaattgccctctgggcaattagggatgggcaataaatgctgaccattaCAAGCATACAACTGCTAACACAACACCACACTGTTTCAGTGCACATGCTTGTGTGAATATAAGTAAATTAACATACAATTAACACCCCATTGTGTTGAATAGCTAAATATTTGATGGCAACAAGTGGAATTTGGGGATATTCATTTTATTTGAGAGAATGGTTTAAAAAAAGTAGATCTGAGTAATGCTTAATCATTGATTGTTCCAGTAGTGGCAGTTActaatagaacattacagcacagtacaggcccttcggccctcgatgttgtgccgacctgtcataccgatctgaagcccatctaacccacactgttccatgtacgtccatatgcttatccaatgacaacttaaatgtacctaaagttgtcgaatctactaccgttgcaggcaaagcgttccattcccttactactctctgaggaaagaaactacgtctgacatctgtcctacatctttcacccctcaatttaaagctatgccccctcgtgctcgccgtcaccatcctaggaaaaaggctctccctatccaccctctgattattttttaagtctcaattaagtcagtcaattaatcaatcaattaatTATTCAGCTTGACTTAGAGCAGTGACTTTGTTGTGATGGCTGTGTCTTGGGTAACATCTGGAATGGGTCACCATTGGAAATTTTGCAAGCTCCCAATAAAAACCCATTAACATGTGAGATGGGAAGGTACGTGATCAACGAGCGAAACTGCTCTAATAATGCGATGAAGAATTGATATTTCAGATGTAAATTCAGGTCAGTATTCAGTGCAGGATCACAGTTGGACCCATGACATATAAAGGAGGATTGGATCAACTGGGCATGTACTTAAATGACCAACCGCCctcctcatccctgccttcttgacctgacacaacttgtccatcttctccaCCACCTAtctgtcactcccacctcactgaccaatccccaccacctgcactcacctatcgccttTCCTTCGACagtccccagccccacccctcctctctccatttacttctgagctcccttcctcctccctcatttctgaagaagggtcccaacccgaaacatcagctttcctgctcctctgatactgcctggcctgctgcgttcctccagctacTCACAGCTGGATCAGGTTTGACTTCACACTGGACTGTCTCATGCAGCCAACACTCACCTGAAGCATCTCAGAAAAGCAGACAGTCTTGTTGGAAGCTGTGTCGAAGAAGTCCGGGAGCCGGAAAGGTGGGAGGCCCTTGCTAGTTTTCCCCGTTAGAGTAAACACATGTTGATTTTGACTTTCGAAGCAGAAAGCAACCAGACTGGCTGCTACCACCACCACAGCGTTGCGGGCTGCGAGAGAGAACAGGATCATTCCTACTGAATCCAATCTACATATCCCCAAACATTAAAAAGGACTCAAAATCCCTTCTCCATTCCAGCCTAATGATTAAACGTCCCCTGGTTCTCCTCCATCTTTTATTTTGACCCGAGATC contains these protein-coding regions:
- the slc26a11 gene encoding sodium-independent sulfate anion transporter isoform X3, translating into MGCFAYCLLGTSKDITLGPTAIMSLLVASYANHDPVYAVLLAFLCGCFQLAMGILQLGFLVDFISYPVIKGFTSSAAVTIGFGQVKNILGLRDIPRQFFREVYFTFYNIAETRLGDLVLGLSCLVLLVLLKMMKNHLPKRSDHLPLLDRVCHAIVRFTGTARNAVVVVAASLVAFCFESQNQHVFTLTGKTSKGLPPFRLPDFFDTASNKTVCFSEMLQNFGVGLAVVPLVGFLESIAIAKAFASQNNYRIDPNQELLAIGSTNILGSLVSSYPVTGSFGRTAVNSQTGVCSPAGGIVTGVIVLLSLAFLTPLFYYIPKGALAAVVICAVSGVFDLKIAVVLWRVKKLDLLPFLASFLGCFWEIQYGILAGIALSGITLLYNVARPEVKISDYSTVVVQLQSGLNFPAVEYVCDLLYRRVLEASPPRSVILHCLHVSSIDYTTVNGLQELIRTFQQHNVSLLFSNLQPTILSILISAEIEGLRHFDSTETALRYLHGDDHTCELHESEKPLLKQTERLYT